Proteins co-encoded in one Zygotorulaspora mrakii chromosome 5, complete sequence genomic window:
- the MTM1 gene encoding Mtm1p (similar to Saccharomyces cerevisiae MTM1 (YGR257C); ancestral locus Anc_5.53), producing the protein MSSGSSSNLSLKERMISAGVGSLLTSMILTPMDVVRIRLQQQEIIPDCSCVVDSPKSKLSAPVDVNGTVFWQDSCFKDINCRNSSVRYSGTMDAFRKIIQTEGVSTLWRGITVTLLMAIPANVVYFTGYEYLRDLSPLNKTSPSLNPLFCGAFARIFAASTVAPFELVKTRLQSIPKYDKSTASWHIFKDLMQETKKEISSGGYKVLFRGLEITLWRDVPFSAIYWGSYEFIKKHFWGVRDDLLYIENQSNWNHFVNSFLSGCISGATAAIFTHPFDVGKTRWQISVMSNNEKSTLPVRNSNDLGKNMFKSLNLIRQNEGIGALYTGLFARIAKIAPSCAIMISSYEISKRLFSS; encoded by the coding sequence ATGAGCTCTGGTTCTTCAAGCAATCTTTCCTTGAAGGAAAGAATGATAAGTGCCGGGGTGGGCTCTCTTCTTACATCAATGATTTTAACTCCGATGGATGTGGTTAGAATTCGACTTCAGCAGCAAGAAATAATACCTGATTGCTCATGTGTTGTTGATTCACCGAAGAGTAAGCTTAGTGCTCCAGTAGATGTTAACGGGACTGTATTTTGGCAAGATTCCTGTTTTAAGGATATAAATTGTAGGAACTCTTCAGTACGATACAGTGGAACTATGGATGCATTTAGGAAAATAATTCAAACGGAGGGAGTATCGACTCTATGGAGAGGAATAACTGTAACGCTTCTAATGGCGATTCCGGCGAATGTTGTCTATTTCACGGGGTATGAATATCTCAGGGATTTATCACCATTGAACAAAACTAGTCCTAGTCTTAATCCGCTTTTCTGCGGTGCTTTTGCTAGGATATTTGCAGCATCCACTGTGGCACCTTTTGAGCTTGTAAAGACTAGATTACAAAGTATTCCGAAGTATGATAAGTCAACGGCATCCTGGCAcatattcaaagatttgatGCAAGagacaaagaaagaaatctCTTCGGGAGGATATAAAGTTTTATTCAGAGGTCTGGAAATAACACTTTGGAGAGATGTTCCTTTCAGTGCTATCTATTGGGGATCATATGAATTCATTAAGAAACATTTTTGGGGAGTTAGAGATGATTTATTATATATCGAAAATCAATCTAATTGGAACCATTTTGTTAATAGTTTTTTAAGTGGATGCATCAGCGGTGCAACAGCAGCTATTTTCACACACCCATTTGATGTTGGAAAGACAAGATGGCAAATATCAGTGATgtcaaataatgaaaaatctacTTTACCTGTTAGGAATTCTAATGATTTGGGTAAAAATATGTTTAAATCCTTGAATTTAATACGACAGAACGAAGGAATTGGTGCACTCTATACTGGTCTCTTTGCGAGGATTGCGAAGATAGCACCAAGTTGTGCAATTATGATATCCAGCTATGAGATATCCAAAAGATTATTCAGTTCATAA
- the SSP1 gene encoding Ssp1p (similar to Saccharomyces cerevisiae SSP1 (YHR184W); ancestral locus Anc_5.54): protein MSNWKEFVQYYETVEPPPELPLHSFMMEQPAKPLQGKNLVDKLKDWFNRANYNAENTHSNSSLNGKRDEVLPRNIDQKHDNENDLPGKQIYLVEEEPFGAGLNGSQNLAQDSAKTFMTGNNVDANNIPQFPRGIHDNRNVPSQSATGNNAPDTLDIAETYNSLINKPISQILMDPSFLSNLSTSLHAKSVTLRTVTKRLSAVANKKNETSKLMQKFLKDLFFWGQNSAVENSDSVALVNEIQQLFQMDLALEQKISEKLKQLTAELEYICLRQDELSTGKKNLLYALKKYDNSKNKKGEDIEETNLLREKVIAQEKSYEAYKSHYQYSISVTARQIFKDIGIEYYERSSDLKDATGNYLKITLQKLEINNSELFVKDFEKLRILRAERNWSKLNPEEKSNPQSWVDLVSGKSDGNDTLMKKIRKGLPQAYTSTPKNISPKLDFQTGLEESISDIATDRFNPITSNQFFLERSSNEAIPEKVKGDTLKEDNSHTENQARTDHQRVFSDFESEDNTVTRSLNPKAVLNEMTANRQATLSLRKNHNISVFPKEPESIGKQPDKPPLKQKLSTKNGSNEPGNGFILHFGDISQQFNDAEKNLQENRWAESPL, encoded by the coding sequence ATGTCAAATTGGAAAGAGTTCGTCCAATATTACGAAACCGTCGAACCGCCACCGGAATTACCACTACACTCATTTATGATGGAACAGCCTGCAAAACCACTTCAGGGAAAAAACTTGGTTGACAAGTTGAAAGATTGGTTTAATAGAGCTAATTATAACGCTGAAAATActcattcaaattcaagtcTCAATGGGAAGAGAGATGAGGTTCTTCCGAGAAATATAGATCAAAAGcatgataatgaaaatgatttaCCGGGAAAACAGATATACCTCGTTGAGGAAGAACCTTTTGGCGCAGGCTTGAATGGAAGTCAAAATCTTGCTCAGGATAGCGCTAAAACTTTCATGACAGGAAACAATGTTGATGCTAATAACATTCCACAATTCCCAAGAGGGATTCATGATAATCGAAATGTGCCATCACAAAGTGCGACTGGGAATAATGCCCCAGATACCTTGGATATTGCAGAAACTTATAACAGTTTGATAAATAAACCAATCTCGCAAATTCTAATGGATCCTTCgtttttatcaaatttatcCACTTCATTACACGCAAAGAGCGTAACTTTACGTACAGTAACGAAGAGGTTGAGCGCTGTGGctaataaaaagaatgaaacaTCTAAGCTGATGCAAAAGTTTTTAAAAGATTTATTCTTTTGGGGTCAAAATTCTGCGGTTGAGAATTCAGATTCAGTAGCTTTGGTAAATGAGATACAGCAATTATTCCAAATGGATCTTGCATTggaacaaaaaatttcagaaaaaCTGAAGCAGTTAACTGCAGAACTAGAATATATATGCCTAAGACAAGATGAATTATCAACGGGTAAAAAAAACCTTTTATATGCGTTGAAAAAGTATGacaattcaaagaataaaaaggGTGAAGACATAGAGGAGACAAACTTACTGCGAGAGAAAGTAATAGCTCAGGAAAAATCCTATGAAGCATACAAATCCCATTATCAGTACTCAATATCTGTCACTGCGCGAcagattttcaaagatatagGTATAGAATACTATGAACGGTCAAGTGATTTGAAGGATGCAACTGGGAACTACTTAAAGATTACTCTGCAAAAGCTAGAAATTAACAATAGTGAATTATTTGTTAAggattttgaaaagctcaGGATCTTACGTGCAGAAAGAAACTGGTCTAAATTGAATCCAGAAGAGAAAAGCAACCCTCAAAGTTGGGTTGATCTTGTAAGTGGTAAATCTGATGGCAATGATACActtatgaaaaaaattcgTAAAGGTTTACCTCAAGCCTATACATCAACTCCAAAAAACATCTCCCCAAAGCTTGATTTTCAAACAGGTCTCGAAGAGAGTATATCAGATATAGCCACTGATAGATTCAATCCAATAACGAGCAACCAGTTCTTTCTGGAACGGTCATCAAATGAAGCAATTCCAGAAAAGGTAAAGGGAGATACCCTTAAGGAAGACAATAGTCATACTGAAAATCAAGCAAGGACAGATCACCAAAGAGTTTTCAGTGATTTCGAGAGTGAAGACAATACTGTAACGAGAAGTCTAAATCCAAAGGCCGTATTAAATGAAATGACAGCAAATCGACAAGCAACTCTAAGTCTCAGAAAAAATCACAATATTTCTGTTTTCCCAAAAGAGCCTGAAAGTATAGGCAAACAGCCGGATAAACCACCTCTAAAACAAAAACTTTCAACTAAGAATGGCAGTAATGAGCCAGGAAATGGTTTCATTTTACATTTCGGTGACATTTCTCAGCAATTCAATGATGCCGAAAAAAATCTACAGGAAAATAGATGGGCTGAATCACCTTTATAG
- a CDS encoding NADP(+)-dependent, decarboxylating phosphogluconate dehydrogenase (similar to Saccharomyces cerevisiae GND2 (YGR256W) and GND1 (YHR183W); ancestral locus Anc_5.55), which yields MSAVADFGLIGLAVMGQNLILNVADHGFTVVAYNRTTSKVDEFLANEAKGKSIVGAHSLEEMVSKLKTPRKVMLLVKAGKPVDYIINDLVPLLDKGDIIIDGGNSHFPDSNRRFDELSKKGILFVGSGVSGGEDGARFGPSLMPGGAAEAWPAIKPIFQAISAKSDGEPCCDWVGPAGSGHYVKMVHNGIEYGDMQMICETYDIMKRLGGLTDAEISEVFTKWNTGVLDSFLIEITRDILKKNDTDGTPLVEKILDSAGQKGTGKWTAINALDLGQPVTLIGEAVFARCLSALKSERTRASKILPGPKIPSGVVKDKQKFVDDLEQALYASKIISYAQGFMLIREAGKEYGWKLNNPAIALMWRGGCIIRSAFLGEITNAYRQNPDLENLLFHKFFTEAVTKAQSGWRKTVSIATEYGIPAPALSTALAFYDGYRSERLPANLLQAQRDYFGAHTFKVLPEFASATLPEGKDIHINWTGHGGNISASTYDA from the coding sequence atgtctGCAGTTGCTGATTTTGGTTTAATTGGTTTGGCCGTTATGGGTCAAAACTTGATCTTGAACGTCGCTGATCATGGATTTACCGTTGTTGCGTACAACAGAACAAcatcaaaagttgatgAGTTTTTGGCAAATGAAGCCAAGGGTAAATCAATTGTTGGTGCGCACtctttggaagaaatggTGTCTAAATTGAAAACACCAAGAAAGGTTATGCTTTTGGTCAAAGCTGGTAAACCTGTTGATTATATTATCAACGATTTGGTTCCTTTGTTGGACAAGGGCGATATCATCATTGACGGTGGTAACTCACATTTCCCAGATTCCAATAGACGTTTCGATGAATTGTCCAAGAAGGGAATTCTATTCGTTGGTTCCGGTGTTTCTGGTGGTGAAGATGGTGCCCGTTTCGGTCCCTCTTTGATGCCAGGTGGTGCTGCTGAAGCTTGGCCAGCTATCAAACCAATTTTCCAAGCCATTTCTGCTAAGTCAGATGGTGAGCCATGTTGTGACTGGGTTGGTCCTGCTGGATCGGGTCATTACGTCAAGATGGTCCACAACGGTATTGAATATGGTGATATGCAAATGATTTGTGAAACCTATGACATCATGAAGCGTCTTGGTGGTCTCACCGATGCCGAAATCAGTGAGGTTTTTACCAAATGGAATACCGGTGTATTAGATTCATTCTTAATTGAAATCACAAGAgacattttgaagaaaaacgACACTGATGGTACTCCATtagttgaaaagattcTAGATTCTGCTGGTCAAAAGGGTACCGGTAAATGGACAGCTATTAATGCATTGGATCTAGGTCAACCAGTCACTTTGATTGGTGAAGCTGTTTTTGCTCGTTGTTTATCTGCTTTGAAATCGGAAAGAACAAGAGCTTCCAAGATTCTTCCTGGTCCAAAGATTCCAAGCGGTGTTGTCAAGGacaaacaaaaatttgttgaCGACTTAGAACAAGCTCTTTATGCCTCAAAGATTATTTCTTACGCTCAAGGTTTCATGTTGATTCGTGAAGCTGGTAAAGAATACGGCTGGAAATTGAACAACCCTGCTATTGCTTTGATGTGGAGAGGTGGTTGTATCATCAGATCAGCCTTCTTGGGTGAAATCACCAATGCTTACAGACAAAACCCGGACCTAGAAAATTTGTTATTCcacaaatttttcactgaaGCTGTTACAAAAGCTCAATCTGGCTGGAGAAAAACTGTATCTATTGCTACCGAATATGGTATTCCAGCTCCAGCTCTTTCAACCGCTTTAGCATTTTACGACGGTTACAGATCTGAAAGATTACCAGCCAACTTGTTGCAAGCTCAAAGAGATTACTTTGGTGCTCACACTTTCAAAGTCTTGCCAGAATTCGCGAGTGCAACTTTACCAGAAGGTAAAGACATTCATATCAACTGGACCGGTCATGGTGGTAACATTTCCGCTTCTACCTATGATGCTTAG
- the SVP26 gene encoding Svp26p (similar to Saccharomyces cerevisiae SVP26 (YHR181W); ancestral locus Anc_5.57): protein MILKLVSYVGAIFGFIFLTLSIASGLYYISELVEEQTGTSKRILTRAIYTIIATLTLLLIFDSFPFKLTIFSIASHIIYLRNLKTFPFISLTSPNFILSTVCVILNHYFWFKHFNDTEIPPQFRLNPNYVPKRRASFSEVASFFGLCVWFIPFALFVSLSAGDYALPTSTTVNSKKNDDIGSDGQPKLRKRAVGLVRVVINSIRRYIYTIAREMGYEIDPNHNTLLI, encoded by the coding sequence ATGATTTTAAAGCTGGTTTCTTATGTAGGAGCCATATTTGGTTTCATTTTCCTGACACTATCCATTGCGTCTGGGCTCTATTACATCAGTGAACTTGTTGAGGAACAAACTGGAACTTCCAAGAGAATTCTGACAAGAGCAATCTATACAATAATTGCAACTCTAACACTGCTATTAATCTTTGATTCTTTCCCGTTTAAACTTACCATTTTTTCGATTGCATCACACATCATATATCTGAGGAATCTAAAGACGTTCCCTTTCATATCACTTACAAGTCCAAATTTCATCCTGAGCACAGTGTGCGTTATATTAAATCACTATTTCTGGTTTAAACATTTCAATGATACAGAAATCCCACCACAATTTAGATTGAATCCAAATTACGTCCCCAAGAGACGCGCAAGTTTTTCTGAGGTcgcatcattttttggacTTTGTGTTTGGTTCATCCCATTTGCATTGTTCGTGTCGCTAAGTGCTGGAGACTACGCTTTGCCAACATCAACTACGGTTAACAGTAAGAAAAACGATGATATAGGCTCTGATGGACAGCCAAAATTACGTAAAAGAGCCGTTGGGCTAGTAAGGGTTGTCATAAACTCAATTCGCAGGTACATTTACACCATTGCCAGAGAAATGGGTTACGAAATAGATCCAAATCATAATACTCTACTCATATAA
- the OYE2 gene encoding NADPH dehydrogenase (similar to Saccharomyces cerevisiae OYE2 (YHR179W); ancestral locus Anc_5.58) — translation MSFVKDLPHIPLGDTNLFKPIKVGNNELLHRVVMPPLTRMRATHPGNVPNKDWAVEYYGQRSERPGTLIITEGAFPSAQSGGYDNAPGIWSKEQCEQWEKIFKKIHENKSFVWVQLWVLGRQAFADTLARDGLRYDSASDEVYMSEEQEERAKKSDNPQHGITKEEIKQYIKDYVQAAKNSIAAGADGVEIHSANGYLLNQFLDPISNKRTDEYGGTIENRARFTLEVVDAVVDAIGADKVGIRFSPYGTFGTMSGGAEPLIVAQYAYVLGELEKRAAQGKRLSFVHLVEPRVTNPFFVEGQGEYHGGTNDFVYSIWKGLIIRAGNLALHPEVVRDMVENSRTLIGYGRYFISNPDIVDRVEKGLPLNSYDRDTFYAMTDKGYTDYPTYDKAVKLGYKA, via the coding sequence ATGTCATTCGTCAAGGATCTTCCACACATTCCTCTGGGGGACACCAATCTGTTCAAGCCAATTAAGGTTGGCAACAACGAGTTGTTGCACCGTGTTGTGATGCCTCCTTTAACAAGGATGAGAGCTACGCATCCCGGTAACGTGCCAAATAAGGACTGGGCAGTTGAGTACTACGGCCAGCGTTCTGAGAGACCAGGAACTCTGATTATCACCGAGGGTGCTTTCCCATCTGCGCAGAGTGGTGGTTACGACAATGCGCCAGGCATTTGGTCAAAGGAGCAGTGCGAACAATGGGAAAAGATATTCAAGAAGATCCACGAGAACAAATCTTTTGTTTGGGTTCAGTTGTGGGTTCTCGGAAGACAGGCATTTGCTGATACGCTAGCTAGAGATGGATTACGTTACGATTCTGCTTCTGACGAGGTCTATATGAGCGAGGAACAAGAGGAAAGGGCCAAAAAATCAGACAACCCGCAGCACGGTATAACAAAGGAGGAGATCAAACAGTACATCAAGGATTACGTCCAGGCAGCCAAGAATAGTATCGCGGCAGGTGCTGATGGAGTTGAAATCCACAGTGCCAACGGCTACTTGCTTAACCAATTTCTGGATCCGATTTCGAACAAGAGAACTGACGAATACGGTGGAACCATTGAAAACAGAGCACGCTTCACTCTAGAGGTCGTTGATGCAGTTGTCGATGCCATTGGTGCTGATAAAGTCGGTATTAGATTTTCACCATACGGTACATTTGGTACAATGTCCGGTGGTGCAGAACCTCTGATCGTTGCACAATATGCGTATGTGTTGGgtgaattggaaaaaaggGCTGCTCAGGGGAAACGTTTGTCTTTTGTACATCTTGTTGAACCTCGTGTTACAAATCCATTCTTTGTTGAAGGCCAAGGTGAATACCATGGCGGCACTAATGATTTTGTGTATTCCATTTGGAAGGGATTGATTATTAGAGCAGGTAACTTGGCTTTACATCCGGAAGTTGTCAGGGACATGGTTGAAAACAGCAGAACCTTGATTGGTTACGGTagatatttcatttcaaatcCCGATATTGTCGACCGTGTTGAGAAAGGTCTACCTTTGAACAGTTATGATAGAGACACCTTTTATGCAATGACAGACAAAGGTTATACTGATTACCCAACGTATGACAAAGCTGTGAAGTTGGGATATAAAGCTTAG
- the STB5 gene encoding Stb5p (similar to Saccharomyces cerevisiae STB5 (YHR178W); ancestral locus Anc_5.59) — protein MEVDANSNVVERYEAYSCSRCRRLKKRCTKEWPSCKNCSKAGEECVYPGRAPRRTIEELRQARLRGEAVGSKRRKVEKKSFDSSGSDSISNTYASPGFSDNGYLQSEGVDQPQQSESASLRKGVDVVSASPAKEDSAEHIDGVSSLVWVLSAMGDGGNGSPSPLSSMTNGATLSPLHTIPSIANFNFSTNSNSNSNSNTKGYFTQLSMSSYANREPKKENKAQLQYNQAPVYSEPSEVDSIPVRASNIQIEAVKGIYKGGRTTPWLSEDHKFKHIERSLYDRFIAAYFKHNHKSFYMMDKVAFLNRVSTIRDFSTLGEEYEDTFVFQLYMTMAIGSTTLQRAGLLKPEEEDLTEHFSYIAMQNFRSVVHHQNIETIKCLILLGIFALFEPKGVSSWTISGIIMRLCIGLGFSRALSNEKLKRLSPVDAELRYRVFWSAYCFERLVSTSLGRLSAIDDDEITTPLPTPLNDEEKEDIEVSNMMISLRRTSGRIYKKVHSCSVGRKNHTVEEKNAIIDSLRKEIDEIYNKERAKLQQKNANNWRGGNTISFHSSDIWLAMRYAQLLIMLYRPSALIPKPPMDSLTLLGEFCLKALKHTYTLYKKKLLPLNWITLFRTLTICNTILYCLCHWSIDLVESKIEIQQCVEILKHFGEKWVFAMKCADVFQSISNTILEVSLSSGQLPNMDELTKELFGASDEYQEILYENNVDVSWIDKMI, from the coding sequence ATGGAAGTCGATGCGAACTCCAACGTGGTAGAAAGGTACGAGGCTTATTCCTGCTCTAGATGTCGaagattgaagaaaagatgcACGAAAGAATGGCCTTCCTGTAAGAATTGCTCGAAGGCGGGCGAAGAATGTGTTTACCCAGGTAGAGCACCAAGAAGGACCATAGAAGAGCTGCGACAAGCCAGACTTCGAGGAGAGGCCGTGGGCTCCAAGCGACggaaagttgaaaaaaaaagcttcGACAGTAGCGGCAGCGACTCAATCTCTAACACATATGCTTCACCTGGGTTCAGCGATAACGGTTACTTACAATCCGAAGGGGTGGATCAGCCACAGCAGAGTGAATCAGCATCGCTACGTAAGGGTGTCGATGTGGTTAGTGCTTCACCCGCTAAAGAGGACTCTGCTGAACACATAGATGGCGTTTCATCTTTAGTATGGGTATTGAGTGCAATGGGTGATGGAGGGAACGGGAGCCCTTCACCACTGAGCTCTATGACGAATGGTGCTACCTTATCACCACTTCACACTATTCCATCGATTGCAAATTTTAACTTCAGCACCAATTCAAATTCGAATTCCAACTCAAACACAAAAGGCTATTTTACACAACTTTCAATGTCTTCGTATGCAAATCGAGAGCCtaagaaagaaaacaagGCTCAGTTACAATACAATCAGGCCCCAGTATATTCAGAACCGAGTGAGGTTGATTCCATTCCAGTTAGGGCctcaaatattcaaattgaagCTGTGAAAGGTATATACAAAGGAGGAAGAACAACACCATGGCTTTCCGAGGACCACAAATTTAAGCACATTGAGCGGTCCCTGTATGATAGGTTTATCGCCGCATATTTTAAACACAATCATAAATCATTCTATATGATGGATAAGGTAGCATTTCTGAACCGAGTCTCTACGATAAGAGATTTTTCCACGTTGGGTGAGGAATATGAGGATACATTTGTTTTCCAGCTATATATGACAATGGCAATTGGCTCGACAACTTTACAAAGGGCTGGGCTTTTGAAAccagaggaagaagatcttACTGAACATTTCTCATACATAGCCATGCAAAATTTCCGGTCCGTGGTTCATCACCAAAACATAGAGACAATAAAATGTCTAATACTTCTGGGAATTTTTGCACTTTTTGAACCAAAGGGTGTGTCTTCATGGACAATTAGTGGAATTATCATGAGACTTTGTATTGGCTTGGGGTTTAGTAGAGCACTATCTAACGAAAAGTTAAAGAGGCTGTCCCCAGTCGACGCAGAGTTGAGGTACAGAGTTTTCTGGAGCGCTTACTGTTTTGAAAGACTAGTCTCAACATCTCTTGGGAGACTATCAGCgattgatgatgacgagATCACAACACCGCTACCCACACCTCTAAACGAtgaggagaaagaagatattgaagtATCGAATATGATGATTTCCTTGAGAAGAACAAGCGGAagaatttacaaaaaagtCCATTCGTGCAGCGTTGGTCGCAAAAACCATACtgtggaagaaaagaatgctATAATTGATTCCCTCCgcaaagaaattgatgaaatctACAACAAGGAGAGAGCAAAACTCCAACAGAAAAACGCAAATAACTGGCGTGGCGGAAACACTATTTCTTTCCACAGTTCGGATATTTGGTTGGCAATGAGATATGCCCAATTACTCATCATGCTGTATCGACCCTCAGCTTTAATCCCCAAACCCCCCATGGACTCACTAACGCTACTGGGCGAGTTCTGCCTCAAGGCTCTTAAACACACCTACACGCtatacaagaaaaaactGCTCCCACTCAATTGGATAACATTGTTCCGCACCTTGACCATATGCAACACCATACTCTACTGTCTGTGCCACTGGAGTATCGATCTCGTGGAAAGCAAGATCGAAATACAGCAGTGTGTGGAGATACTCAAGCATTTCGGTGAAAAATGGGTCTTTGCAATGAAGTGCGCTGACGTCTTCCAGAGCATCAGCAATACTATCTTGGAAGTCAGTCTGAGCTCCGGCCAACTGCCCAACATGGACGAATTGACCAAGGAGCTGTTCGGAGCGAGCGACGAGTACCAGGAAATCCTCTACGAGAACAACGTGGATGTGTCATGGATTGACAAGATGATATGA
- the FMO1 gene encoding N,N-dimethylaniline monooxygenase (similar to Saccharomyces cerevisiae FMO1 (YHR176W); ancestral locus Anc_5.60), whose amino-acid sequence MPKRLAIVGAGPGGLATARVFLANFPGIKINLFESDYSVGGIWHYPEADNDHRVMYDHLETNITKYLMRFSGFPFPDDVPLYPWRQNVYDYLISYYEKFIKPSQNFNVHLNSRVVELTKGDNEWTLVSRNTETNEETTLKFDFIVLANGHFSVPNVPVDKVPGLSEWIDHGAAVHSKVFKNCKFARDKTVVVVGNGSSGQDIVNQLASVAKKVYRSVTDVKSDLIPDDFPTPDVVETVPKIESTDYARRTVKLQDGRILENVDNLIYATGFYYSAPFLQGSIKAQLDRQTDKEQSTRFYNLWKQIIFVKDPTLAFSLLPQSVVPFPLAESQAAIMVKVFSGQLKVPNQSDDELEPEFLATLPNYHNLADLKDLDYYDELQSILDQTGGEKDPFKPVKWTDKDKLNREKCVEDKKKRNIYLSKLSSDSRAQKIPYILKQFDL is encoded by the coding sequence ATGCCGAAAAGATTGGCTATAGTTGGTGCAGGTCCAGGTGGTCTTGCTACGGCAAGAGTGTTTCTTGCCAATTTTCCTGGAATTAAAATTAATCTATTCGAGTCTGACTATAGTGTAGGTGGCATATGGCATTACCCAGAGGCCGATAATGATCACAGGGTGATGTATGACCATTTGGAGACAAACATTACGAAATACCTGATGAGATTTAGCGGCTTCCCATTCCCAGATGACGTCCCCCTGTATCCATGGAGACAGAATGTGTACGACTATTTGATAAGCTATTATGAAAAGTTTATTAAACCGAGCCAGAACTTCAATGTTCATTTGAATTCACGGGTCGTTGAACTGACAAAAGGTGATAACGAGTGGACTTTGGTCTCTAGAAATACAGAGACAAACGAAGAAACTACCTTGaagtttgatttcattgttCTGGCAAATGGCCATTTTTCAGTACCAAATGTTCCAGTTGATAAAGTGCCGGGTTTGAGTGAATGGATCGACCACGGCGCTGCTGTTCATTCCaaggttttcaaaaattgcaaatttgCGCGTGATAAGACCGTTGTGGTCGTTGGAAATGGCTCTTCTGGTCAAGACATCGTGAACCAACTTGCTTCCGTTGCCAAAAAAGTATATCGTAGCGTTACTGATGTTAAAAGCGATTTAATTCCTGATGATTTCCCAACTCCGGATGTCGTAGAGACAGTTCCGAAAATTGAGTCAACAGACTATGCTCGTAGGACGGTTAAATTGCAAGATGGTAGAATTTTGGAGAATGTCGATAATTTGATTTATGCGACAGGATTTTACTACTCTGCACCTTTCCTGCAGGGGAGTATAAAAGCGCAATTGGATCGTCAAACCGATAAGGAGCAATCAACGAGATTTTACAATCTCTGGAAGCAAATAATCTTCGTGAAAGATCCAACTTTGGCATTTTCCTTACTGCCTCAATCAGTGGTCCCATTTCCATTGGCAGAATCTCAGGCGGCTATTATGGTTAAGGTATTCAGTGGCCAATTGAAAGTTCCTAATCAatctgatgatgaattaGAGCCCGAGTTCCTTGCGACGCTTCCAAACTATCACAATCTTGCTGACCTAAAGGACCTTGACTATTATGATGAACTTCAGAGTATTTTAGACCAAACGGGCGGTGAAAAGGATCCGTTTAAGCCTGTGAAATGGACCGATAAAGATAAACTTaatagagaaaaatgtgttgaagacaaaaaaaaacgtaACATTTACTTATCAAAGCTTTCGAGCGACTCAAGGGCACAAAAGATACCATACATCTTGAAACAGTTTGATCTGTAG
- the CTR2 gene encoding low-affinity Cu transporter (similar to Saccharomyces cerevisiae CTR2 (YHR175W); ancestral locus Anc_5.61) yields MNHAGMSHGSMSHADMDMGDDHCSMNMLFTWKYKNVCVIFSWWHIKKFSHLLFSFLAIVLLTYGYEYLKYYIYKSQINRGVTAPSSDASVSSNVGRRNRLSQSCWYGLQVGYSFMLMLIFMTYNGWLMLAVVIGAVWGHYSWSPRIRSIALEEASLSCH; encoded by the coding sequence ATGAATCATGCTGGTATGAGCCATGGCAGTATGAGCCATGCGGACATGGACATGGGAGACGATCATTGCTCAATGAATATGCTGTTCACATGGAAGTATAAAAACGTGTGCGTAATATTCTCCTGGTGGcatatcaaaaagtttaGTCACCTGcttttcagttttctaGCTATAGTTCTTTTAACTTATGGTTACGAGTATTTGAAATACTACATCTATAAATCTCAGATTAATCGTGGTGTTACTGCCCCTTCGAGTGATGCTTCTGTCTCGAGCAATGTGGGAAGAAGGAACAGACTATCCCAGAGCTGCTGGTACGGTTTACAGGTTGGCTACTCTTTTATGCTGATGCTAATTTTCATGACCTATAATGGATGGTTGATGCTGGCCGTCGTTATAGGTGCAGTTTGGGGGCATTACTCTTGGTCGCCAAGAATAAGATCTATCGCTCTTGAAGAAGCTTCCTTATCGTGCCATTGA